The Salvia miltiorrhiza cultivar Shanhuang (shh) chromosome 1, IMPLAD_Smil_shh, whole genome shotgun sequence genome has a window encoding:
- the LOC131022087 gene encoding aluminum-activated malate transporter 2-like: MESENQEKTCATQRVRGWFKACLDKIVNAITGVGKEAKRLAKEDPRRVVHAFKVGLAIAAISLLYYFDFFFDGFGVNAMWAVMTVVVVFEFSVGATLGKGVNRAIATLLGGALGVGTHDLANLTPEKVEVVLIGLSVCVIAATATFCRFFPKIRARYDYGFLVFILTFSLISVSGYRDDVVFDMAYRRLTTILIGGCVAVLVCIFVRPVWAGQDLHRHTAANIEKLASYLEAFGRAYFQESNDKKLASLKDFKSVLISKGTEDSLVNFARWEPRHGKFRYRHPWNQYLKIGSVTRECAYKMDALNCYLNSEVQTPLELRTKIQDLCTKISSECSLALTDVAIGLRTMTCPLSSEKHIADAKAAAKTLKALLKTGLWPDTDFLDIIPVVTVASLLIEIVACTVKVADSVDVLATKVKFKKPDPEMNRQKSREKVKRSPSIEASHSVNIVFE; this comes from the exons ATGGAGTcggaaaatcaagaaaaaaCTTGTGCGACGCAGAGAGTGAGGGGCTGGTTTAAGGCCTGTTTGGACAAGATCGTGAACGCGATAACCGGCGTCGGCAAAGAAGCCAAGAGATTAGCCAAGGAAGATCCCAGAAGAGTCGTTCACGCATTCAAAGTCGGATTAGCCATAGccgcgatctctctgctctaCTACTTCGACTTCTTCTTCGACGGATTCGGCGTCAACGCAATGTGGGCCGTCATGAccgtcgtcgtcgtcttcgAATTCTCCGTCG GAGCGACGCTTGGAAAAGGAGTGAACAGAGCGATCGCGACGCTGCTCGGCGGAGCGCTGGGCGTCGGGACGCACGATTTGGCGAATCTGACGCCGGAGAAAGTGGAGGTCGTTTTGATCGGGCTGTCTGTCTGCGTCATAG CTGCGACGGCGACGTTTTGCCGATTCTTCCCGAAGATTAGGGCGAGATACGATTATGGGTTTCTGGTGTTCATCCTGACGTTCAGTCTGATATCGGTGTCGGGCTACCGCGACGACGTCGTTTTCGACATGGCGTACCGGAGACTGACCACCATCTTGATCGGCGGCTGCGTCGCGGTTTTGGTCTGCATATTTGTGCGCCCCGTTTGGGCAGGCCAAGATCTTCATAGGCACACCGCCGCCAACATTGAGAAACTTGCCAGTTACTTGGAAG CTTTTGGGCGTGCATACTTCCAAGAATCAAACGACAAAAAGCTAGCATCACTCAAAGATTTCAAAAGTGTGCTCATCTCCAAAGGCACCGAGGACTCATTGGTGAATTTCGCGCGGTGGGAGCCAAGGCACGGCAAGTTCCGGTACCGGCACCCGTGGAACCAGTACCTGAAGATCGGGTCGGTGACGAGAGAATGCGCCTACAAGATGGATGCATTGAACTGCTACCTCAACTCGGAGGTGCAGACGCCATTAGAGCTGCGGACAAAGATCCAAGACTTGTGCACCAAGATCAGCTCCGAATGCAGCTTAGCTCTCACAGACGTCGCCATCGGGCTTCGGACCATGACCTGCCCCTTGTCCAGCGAGAAGCACATCGCCGACGCCAAGGCCGCGGCCAAGACGCTCAAGGCCCTGCTCAAGACCGGCCTCTGGCCCGACACCGATTTCCTCGACATCATCCCGGTGGTGACGGTGGCGTCGCTGCTCATCGAGATCGTCGCGTGCACGGTGAAGGTAGCGGACTCCGTGGACGTGCTGGCGACGAAGGTCAAGTTCAAGAAGCCCGACCCGGAGATGAACAGGCAGAAGAGCAGGGAGAAGGTGAAGAGGAGCCCAAGTATTGAGGCATCGCATAGTGTCAACATTGTGTTTGAGTGA